One window of Pyxicephalus adspersus chromosome 4, UCB_Pads_2.0, whole genome shotgun sequence genomic DNA carries:
- the CEP43 gene encoding centrosomal protein 43: MSAADEDTELRDLLINTLENNGVLNKIKAELRASVFLALEEQERAENKPALVNENLRQFLNSREGRLVSGLVTDFLQHFHLDFTLAVLQPEANLPSTPDVRTHIAEELGLPEADKGGPLLLQLVRQVQHREPPVNGLQELPPALMAEAKAKFDVYDRDKNGEISKEELRDLFVDLFPHFHRDMLDRYVNDEFSAADKDFSSGIDLQEFLAMHRRLFIQGRSVVAQDVSDLLHPSSKLQLHTKSDNSSSTKSHDIHSLSNFIKSQSKIDTIRLDQEEGEDSKLDDLEGDSFFDDPIPKPETTFGWKEETGKPNGSLSAVLHSGGDKSEPSSHSEVPNIHDGSLHNSLKDLKLTSGKTNSLELGAGNEDEYADDFNSTSQRSDKSEVSIGEDLEEEFSVDDLTGSDHKLEDFTLDNSISHISDVADYLEDVS; the protein is encoded by the coding sequence ATGTCCGCCGCTGACGAGGACACCGAGCTCCGGGATCTGCTGATCAATACGCTAGAGAACAACGGCGTGCTGAACAAGATTAAAGCTGAGCTGCGAGCCTCGGTCTTCCTGGCCTTGGAGGAGCAGGAACGGGCAGAGAACAAACCCGCCCTGGTCAATGAGAATCTCCGGCAGTTCCTGAACAGCAGGGAGGGCCGCCTGGTGTCCGGCCTGGTCACTGACTTCCTGCAGCACTTCCATTTGGACTTCACTCTGGCCGTGCTCCAGCCTGAGGCCAACCTGCCCAGCACTCCTGATGTTCGGACACATATCGCAGAAGAGCTGGGGCTGCCCGAGGCCGACAAGGGAGGCCCATTACTCCTCCAGCTGGTCAGACAAGTACAGCACAGAGAGCCCCCAGTCAATGGCCTGCAGGAGCTGCCCCCCGCACTCATGGCAGAGGCCAAGGCCAAGTTTGATGTGTATGACCGGGACAAGAATGGCGAGATCAGCAAAGAGGAGCTGAGGGATCTGTTTGTGGATCTCTTCCCTCACTTCCATAGGGACATGCTGGACAGATATGTCAATGATGAGTTCTCAGCAGCCGATAAAGATTTTAGCAGTGGCATCGACCTGCAGGAGTTTCTGGCCATGCACCGCCGACTCTTCATTCAGGGTAGGAGTGTGGTAGCCCAAGATGTTTCTGATCTCCTCCATCCTTCATCCAAGCTACAGCTCCATACCAAATCTGACAACTCCTCCTCCACCAAGAGCCATGATATCCATTCATTAAGCAACTTCATAAAGTCGCAGTCCAAAATAGACACCATCCGCTTGGATCAGGAAGAAGGGGAAGACTCCAAACTGGATGATCTAGAAGGAGATTCTTTCTTTGATGATCCCATTCCTAAACCAGAGACAACCTTTGGGTGGAAAGAGGAGACCGGTAAACCCAATGGGAGTCTTTCAGCCGTCCTCCATTCAGGAGGCGACAAGTCGGAGCCCAGCTCCCATTCAGAGGTGCCCAATATCCATGATGGCAGCTTGCATAACTCCTTAAAGGACCTTAAGCTGACTTCTGGGAAAACAAATTCCCTTGAACTTGGAGCTGGTAATGAGGATGAGTATGCCGATGACTTTAACAGCACTAGCCAGCGTTCAGATAAAAGCGAAGTCAGCATTGGGGAGGATTTAGAAGAGGAATTTTCTGTAGATGATCTAACTGGTAGTGACCATAAACTAGAGGATTTCACCCTGGACAATTCCATATCTCATATAAGTGATGTTGCAGATTACTTGGAAGATGTCTCATGA